TTGCAATCTGTTTGTTAAAAGAATTAGCTCCCAATTTGGCCTGAATCTCCTTATTCTCTATCAAAAAAATACGATACGGTTGCAATCCTGTGGATGAAGCTGAAAGATTAATAGCTTCGAGGATAAAATTAATTTTTTCTTCGCTCACTTTTTGTGTTGAGTAAGCTTTGGTGGCATAACGCCAGTTCAAATCGTCTATTAAGTTCATTTTTGATATATTTTTGTTAGGGCAAAAGTAGAACGCATTAGAGACAATTAGTAACTTTGCAACCAAAAGTAATAGTGACATTTGGGTAACCACTAAATAACTGAACTAATGGAAGATGAGAATCTTATTACAGTAGAAACGCCAATAAAAGCATGTAAGCATAACATACGTGCAATCCATGACACGATGGATGTTATTGGGGGTAGATGGAAAATTTCTATTGTTGCATGTCTTTGTTTCAGAGATATGCGATATTCTGAACTATTGAGAGAGGTAGAAGGTATTTCGGGCAAAGTGCTTAGTAGAGAGTTGAAAGATTTGGAAATGAACAAATTAATCAATCGGAAAATCCTTGACACCAAACCAATTGCGGTAGAGTATAGCTTAACGCCCTATGGCGAAACACTTAAAGAGTTAACCTTAACGATTGCAGATTGGGGAATGAACCATCGCAAAGAAATTATTGGGAAATAACAATCTTGTTTTGGAGGTAGTATTTTATCAAAAAAAGCAATGGTTTTTGCTTACCAGCGCGGCTATTCGAAAAGTTCGTATAAAGCAGGCTTGCTTTTTAATTTGTAAAGTACAACGCTATTATTCTTTACTCATGCACTTTTGAAGAATATTTTCTTTGTTTAATTGTATTTAACAATTGCAATTAAATAGACATTGAAATAAGAGACATAATTAGTGCTATTTATGAGTAATAGCTCTGTTTTTGTAATGTAGTTGTCGATATTTTGTATTTATTTTTTTATTTAAACTACTGTAAAACAGAATTTAAGCGTTTGATAATATGAATACAGAAAAAAATAGTTATCTTTGCGGCTGATTTGAAAAACATAATCAATAGTAATGCAAAATCTTCGTAACATTGCCATCATCGCCCACGTTGACCACGGCAAAACAACTTTAGTGGATAAGATTATCCATGCTTCTAAAATCTTCAGAGAGAATCAGGAGTTTGAAGACCTTATTCTTGATAACAATGACCTTGAACGTGAACGCGGTATCACGATTGTTTCTAAAAACGTATCGGTTCGCTACAAAGACGTAAAAATTAATATCATAGATACGCCAGGCCACGCCGACTTTGGTGGCGAGGTAGAACGCGTATTGAAAATGGCCGACGGCGTTTTGTTGTTGGTGGATGCTTTTGAAGGCCCTATGCCTCAAACGCGCTTCGTATTGGGCAAAGCCTTAGAATTGGGCTTGAAACCAATCGTAGTAATCAACAAAGTGGACAAACCAAACTGTCGCCCAGACGAAGTACACGAATCTGTATTTGATTTGATGTTCAACTTAGGAGCTACTGAAGAACAATTAGATTTTGTTACGATGTATGGTTCTTCTAAACAAGGTTGGATGAACAGCGATTGGCGCACGCAAACCGACAGCATTACGCCTTTGCTTGATGCTATCGTTGAGCACATCCCAGCCGCTCCACACCACGAAGGTACTTTGCAAATGCAAATCACTTCATTGGATTACTCTTCGTTTGTGGGTCGTATCGCGATTGGTCGCGTACATCGCGGAACAGTAACAGAAGGTTCTACTGTATCGCTTTGCAAAGCAGACGGCACTATTAAGAAAGTGAAAATCAAAGAAGTACACGTTTTTGAAGGCTTAGGCAAACAAAAAGTAGCTTCTGCTTCTTCTGGCGAAATTTGCGCCCTTACAGGTATCGAAGGTTTTGAAATCGGTGACACAGTAGCTGATGCCGAAACGCCAGAACCATTGCCACGTATCTCGATTGATGAGCCTACGATGAGTATGCTTTTCACAATCAATAACTCTCCTTTCTTCGGTAAAGAAGGTAAATTTGTTACTTCTCGCCACTTGCGCGATCGCCTTTACCGCGAAACAGAGAAAAACCTTGCTTTGCGTATCAAAGAAACAGGTAGCGAAGATAAATTCTTGGTTTTCGGACGTGGTATCCTTCACTTGTCTGTACTTATCGAGACGATGCGTCGCGAAGGTTATGAGCTGCAAGTAGGTCAGCCTCAAGTTCTTTTCAAAGAAGAAAACGGCCAAAAACTTGAACCAATCGAAACATTGGTAGTGGACGTGCCAGAAACTTCAGCAGGTAAAGTAATCGAATTGGTTACGCAACGCAAAGGCGAATTGCTTATCATGGAGCCAAAAGGCGATATGCAACACCTTGAATTTGAAATTCCGTCGCGTGGTATCATTGGTTTGCGTAACAACGTACTTACCGCTACGGCTGGTGAGGCCATCATGAACCACCGTTTCAAAGAATATGCTTCTTACAAAGGAACAATTCCTGAGCGTATCAACGGCTCACTTATTTCTATGGAAACTGGTTCGGGTACGGCTTACGCCATCGACAAACTCCAAGATAGAGGTGTGTTCTTCGTTG
This genomic stretch from Flexibacter flexilis DSM 6793 harbors:
- a CDS encoding winged helix-turn-helix transcriptional regulator, which produces MDVIGGRWKISIVACLCFRDMRYSELLREVEGISGKVLSRELKDLEMNKLINRKILDTKPIAVEYSLTPYGETLKELTLTIADWGMNHRKEIIGK
- the typA gene encoding translational GTPase TypA — translated: MQNLRNIAIIAHVDHGKTTLVDKIIHASKIFRENQEFEDLILDNNDLERERGITIVSKNVSVRYKDVKINIIDTPGHADFGGEVERVLKMADGVLLLVDAFEGPMPQTRFVLGKALELGLKPIVVINKVDKPNCRPDEVHESVFDLMFNLGATEEQLDFVTMYGSSKQGWMNSDWRTQTDSITPLLDAIVEHIPAAPHHEGTLQMQITSLDYSSFVGRIAIGRVHRGTVTEGSTVSLCKADGTIKKVKIKEVHVFEGLGKQKVASASSGEICALTGIEGFEIGDTVADAETPEPLPRISIDEPTMSMLFTINNSPFFGKEGKFVTSRHLRDRLYRETEKNLALRIKETGSEDKFLVFGRGILHLSVLIETMRREGYELQVGQPQVLFKEENGQKLEPIETLVVDVPETSAGKVIELVTQRKGELLIMEPKGDMQHLEFEIPSRGIIGLRNNVLTATAGEAIMNHRFKEYASYKGTIPERINGSLISMETGSGTAYAIDKLQDRGVFFVDPGEEVYAGQVIGEHNRQNDLEINIQKGKKLTNMRASGTDDNVRIAPKIQFSLEECMEYIQKDEYLEITPKSIRMRKIYLDPNERKRMESKFEAV